Proteins encoded in a region of the Stieleria neptunia genome:
- a CDS encoding DUF4339 domain-containing protein yields MSTQWFYMASGWIRKARRIGPISEADLLSRIDKGQIDPATLVQSSKTRNKWIPMNKVGPAMERWRRSHPEDAKKTAP; encoded by the coding sequence ATGTCAACTCAATGGTTTTACATGGCGAGCGGCTGGATCCGAAAGGCTCGACGCATCGGCCCCATCTCCGAAGCCGACCTGCTCAGCCGTATCGACAAAGGACAAATTGATCCGGCCACGCTGGTTCAGAGCAGTAAGACACGCAACAAGTGGATTCCGATGAATAAAGTCGGTCCGGCGATGGAACGTTGGCGACGCAGCCATCCCGAGGATGCTAAAAAGACGGCTCCGTAG
- a CDS encoding HTTM domain-containing protein → MSIQPPRERDAMRPVDASPLAVLRFILGVTFWFWATDYLADDRWRILFVQPIVLFKYAGFHWVNLWPGDGIWWHFQIARCAAIAFALGLLTRFSAAVLAVAMAYVLLVERQIYNNHDYLLACTALLCCFLPCGRTLSLDRLLLRRNAGDSHMRLWQWWLVRFQLGLPYVFGGIAKLDSDWLAGQPAGLFVASRVDTPLIGTLFQLPGSALVMAWGGLLFDLLIVPALMWNKTRPFAVVAALVFHLTNATIFQIGVFPWFMLATLYVFFPASFVPQLLRRFGGLLGKRGTTAEVAQPDRPVSGVHRVAVRLAVVYVVIQLLLPMRPWVLPGNPSWNERGQRFAWRMMLRHKDCLLWFKIQTDDDYLIVPAKIVMTPNQVMRAPRDPELVRQAALKLQSLAASMGQPGCKVYALHLVSLNGRPAQPLVQPDVDLTQVERGWFSDDWVMQDPGPLPREPWRVPFDQWWGRIAMPATFRELRSMRPSEAEAEFDRLGQQQRATSP, encoded by the coding sequence ATGTCGATTCAACCGCCTCGTGAGCGTGATGCGATGCGGCCGGTGGATGCCAGCCCGCTGGCCGTACTGCGTTTCATCCTCGGCGTCACCTTTTGGTTTTGGGCGACGGACTATTTGGCCGACGACCGTTGGCGGATTCTGTTCGTCCAGCCGATCGTGTTGTTCAAGTACGCCGGGTTCCATTGGGTGAACCTCTGGCCGGGCGATGGAATCTGGTGGCATTTCCAAATCGCCCGCTGTGCCGCGATCGCATTCGCGCTGGGGTTGCTGACCCGTTTTAGCGCCGCGGTGCTGGCCGTCGCGATGGCCTATGTGTTGTTGGTCGAACGCCAGATCTACAACAATCACGACTACCTGCTGGCCTGCACCGCACTGCTGTGCTGTTTTTTACCCTGCGGCCGCACGCTCTCGTTGGATCGCCTGCTGTTGCGACGCAACGCCGGCGATTCCCACATGCGTCTCTGGCAGTGGTGGCTGGTTCGGTTTCAGCTCGGGCTGCCGTATGTGTTCGGGGGAATCGCCAAGCTCGATTCCGATTGGCTGGCCGGCCAACCCGCAGGTCTGTTCGTCGCTTCACGCGTCGACACGCCTTTGATCGGAACGTTGTTTCAGTTGCCGGGTTCGGCGTTGGTGATGGCTTGGGGAGGACTGCTGTTTGATCTGCTGATTGTTCCTGCGTTGATGTGGAACAAGACGCGGCCGTTCGCCGTGGTGGCTGCACTGGTGTTCCACTTGACCAACGCCACCATCTTCCAAATCGGCGTCTTTCCGTGGTTCATGTTGGCGACGCTGTATGTGTTCTTTCCCGCTTCGTTTGTCCCCCAGTTGCTGCGGCGGTTCGGGGGATTGCTGGGGAAACGCGGCACCACCGCGGAAGTGGCACAACCCGATCGCCCCGTTTCTGGCGTCCACCGCGTCGCAGTCCGGCTGGCGGTTGTCTACGTCGTGATACAACTGCTGCTGCCGATGCGGCCTTGGGTCTTGCCCGGAAATCCGAGCTGGAATGAACGGGGCCAGCGATTTGCCTGGCGGATGATGCTGCGGCACAAAGATTGTTTGCTGTGGTTCAAAATCCAAACCGACGATGACTATTTGATCGTGCCGGCCAAGATCGTGATGACACCGAACCAAGTCATGCGTGCACCGCGCGATCCTGAATTGGTCCGCCAGGCGGCGCTCAAACTTCAGTCCCTTGCCGCGTCGATGGGCCAGCCGGGGTGCAAGGTGTATGCCCTGCATCTTGTCTCACTGAACGGTCGTCCCGCCCAACCGTTGGTCCAGCCCGACGTCGACTTGACGCAGGTCGAACGGGGCTGGTTTTCCGACGACTGGGTGATGCAAGATCCGGGTCCGCTGCCACGGGAGCCTTGGCGGGTTCCGTTCGACCAGTGGTGGGGACGCATCGCAATGCCGGCGACCTTTCGCGAGCTTCGTTCGATGCGGCCGAGTGAAGCCGAAGCAGAGTTCGACCGCTTGGGCCAGCAGCAGCGGGCAACGTCGCCTTGA
- a CDS encoding 3-keto-disaccharide hydrolase gives MSRNFIEQTLVQGALVCLFAVSGFADGGSVDPAQKAWYAKYKSQQNAPKPEAMLLNTDPEPELTEGFRDLFNGNDLTGWSPKGGTCKFEAKDGVLVGTVVPGSNSTYLSTDKNDFKDFIFTCEMKWEVDGNSGVMFRAQTKPGKNAETVFGPQAEMEGISGDRFWNGGIYGQSCGGYFYPVWLKEHKEARAALDREGWNRLTISAKGNVIKTWVNGVPVAHWVDDGTYTQGFFGLQIHKGAKGIVHWKGIRVKEL, from the coding sequence GTGTCGCGAAACTTTATTGAACAAACGCTCGTCCAGGGGGCCCTCGTCTGCCTGTTCGCCGTCAGCGGATTTGCCGACGGCGGCAGCGTCGATCCGGCCCAAAAAGCATGGTATGCCAAATACAAGAGCCAGCAGAACGCCCCCAAACCGGAAGCGATGCTGCTGAACACCGATCCGGAGCCGGAATTGACCGAAGGCTTTCGCGACCTGTTCAACGGCAACGACCTGACCGGTTGGTCCCCCAAGGGAGGAACTTGCAAATTTGAAGCCAAGGACGGCGTGCTGGTGGGAACCGTCGTCCCCGGCTCCAATAGCACCTACTTGAGCACCGACAAAAACGATTTCAAAGACTTCATTTTCACCTGCGAGATGAAATGGGAAGTCGACGGCAACTCGGGCGTCATGTTCCGGGCCCAAACCAAACCCGGCAAAAATGCTGAAACAGTGTTCGGGCCACAAGCCGAAATGGAAGGGATCAGCGGAGACCGGTTCTGGAACGGAGGCATCTATGGCCAAAGTTGCGGCGGCTACTTCTATCCCGTCTGGTTGAAGGAACACAAGGAAGCTCGCGCGGCACTGGATCGCGAAGGCTGGAACCGATTGACGATCTCCGCCAAGGGCAACGTGATCAAAACATGGGTCAACGGTGTCCCCGTCGCACACTGGGTCGACGACGGAACCTACACGCAAGGCTTCTTTGGTCTGCAGATCCACAAGGGCGCCAAAGGCATCGTGCACTGGAAAGGCATTCGCGTTAAAGAGCTGTAA
- a CDS encoding cobalamin-binding protein, translating into MRIISLLPSATEIVCALGLRDQLVGVSHECDFPTSVSDLPKVTRTIIPGDASSSEIDALVREQLQQQRSLYSLDVPLVRSLAPDLIVTQTLCDVCAVSEGEVKQALCDLSGDTRVVHLEPACLADVLNSIRQVAVAARCDGRAEDCLNRLNLRLQKVKERSQTIHHRPSVMLLEWIDPPFSAGHWNPELVELAGGTGIIGVAGERSVGVDWERVVSADPDVMLIACCGFDVQRSLKDVSRLQSFPGWSSLRCVQSGRVFVVDGSAYFNRPGPRLVDSLEILAHTLHPQVHPLPDGLPESLQISNGSSER; encoded by the coding sequence ATGCGGATCATTTCCCTGCTCCCCAGTGCCACGGAAATCGTTTGCGCACTCGGTTTGCGCGATCAGCTGGTCGGGGTTTCTCACGAATGCGACTTTCCGACGTCGGTGTCCGATTTGCCCAAGGTGACGCGGACGATCATTCCGGGCGACGCATCGAGCAGCGAAATCGACGCGTTGGTACGTGAACAATTGCAGCAGCAACGGTCGCTGTACAGCCTGGACGTGCCGCTGGTGCGTTCACTGGCACCGGACTTGATCGTCACGCAGACGCTGTGTGATGTCTGCGCGGTGTCGGAAGGTGAAGTGAAACAAGCATTGTGTGACCTCTCGGGCGACACGCGGGTCGTCCATTTAGAACCCGCCTGCCTGGCCGACGTCTTGAACAGCATTCGCCAAGTCGCCGTCGCGGCCCGGTGTGACGGGCGCGCCGAAGATTGCCTCAACCGCTTGAATCTACGTCTGCAAAAGGTAAAGGAACGCTCCCAAACGATTCACCACCGGCCCAGCGTGATGCTGTTGGAATGGATCGACCCGCCGTTTAGCGCGGGTCACTGGAACCCCGAGTTGGTGGAACTGGCCGGCGGCACGGGAATCATCGGCGTTGCGGGCGAGCGTTCGGTCGGCGTCGACTGGGAGCGTGTCGTTTCGGCAGACCCGGACGTAATGCTGATCGCGTGCTGTGGATTCGACGTCCAACGATCGCTCAAAGATGTTTCGCGGCTGCAATCGTTTCCGGGCTGGAGCTCACTCCGCTGTGTTCAATCGGGGCGTGTCTTCGTGGTCGACGGTTCGGCCTATTTCAATCGCCCCGGACCGCGGCTGGTGGATAGTCTGGAAATCCTGGCCCATACGCTGCATCCACAGGTTCATCCGCTGCCGGACGGGCTACCCGAATCGCTTCAGATTTCAAACGGTTCCTCCGAGCGATAA
- a CDS encoding MFS transporter, whose translation MIDGAAFGGMVGFGETYIAAFALAIGLGEMASGMVSSLPLIAGGLMQLTSPTAIRVLRSHKRWVVICAFLQALTFVPLLIAAWIGAIDSVTLILVVSIYWGTGLATGPAWNTWIGTIVPRPIRARYFANRTRVSQGCVFAGFLISGVLLQWFTTLGLQRVAFTILFGVAGACRLVSAWMLLRQSEPVPLPPGMRAIPWKRVFHHLRASSGGKLLVYLFAVQAAVQMSGPFFTPFMLNKLEFSYGELTGLFSIAFLAKVVSLSFWGRVATRTGAKNLLWIGSIGIVPISACWVVSQHYAWLVIAQAASGMFWAAYELAFFLLFFESIAVEERTSVLTIYNLLNTTAWVMGALLGGAVLFHFDLSFQGYLVLFALSSLGRLIALGLLLRVPRLIVDSDEMGVRTVAVRPGSASLDTPVLASLPDQTGEQG comes from the coding sequence ATGATTGACGGTGCGGCATTTGGCGGGATGGTGGGTTTCGGCGAGACCTACATTGCGGCGTTCGCGTTGGCGATCGGGTTGGGTGAAATGGCCTCGGGAATGGTCAGCAGTTTGCCGTTGATCGCCGGGGGGCTGATGCAGTTGACATCCCCCACGGCGATCCGCGTCTTGCGCTCGCACAAACGTTGGGTTGTCATTTGTGCGTTTCTTCAAGCCTTGACGTTCGTGCCGCTGTTGATTGCCGCATGGATCGGGGCGATTGATTCAGTGACGTTGATCCTGGTGGTGTCGATCTATTGGGGAACCGGATTGGCGACCGGGCCGGCTTGGAACACCTGGATCGGCACGATTGTCCCCCGGCCGATCCGGGCACGTTATTTTGCCAATCGCACCCGAGTCTCCCAAGGATGCGTGTTCGCCGGGTTCCTGATCAGCGGTGTGTTACTGCAATGGTTCACGACATTGGGTTTGCAACGCGTCGCGTTCACCATCTTGTTTGGCGTTGCGGGGGCATGTCGTCTGGTCTCGGCCTGGATGTTGCTCCGGCAGAGCGAGCCGGTTCCGTTGCCGCCCGGCATGCGTGCGATCCCGTGGAAACGTGTGTTTCATCATTTGCGTGCCAGCAGCGGCGGAAAATTGCTGGTCTATCTGTTTGCGGTTCAGGCCGCGGTGCAAATGTCGGGGCCGTTTTTCACCCCGTTCATGCTGAACAAGCTGGAGTTTTCCTACGGCGAGTTGACGGGGCTGTTTTCGATCGCGTTTTTGGCCAAAGTCGTCTCATTGTCGTTTTGGGGACGCGTCGCCACTCGGACCGGTGCGAAGAATCTGCTCTGGATCGGCAGCATCGGCATTGTGCCGATCAGCGCCTGTTGGGTCGTCTCGCAACACTACGCCTGGCTGGTTATTGCCCAGGCGGCCAGCGGCATGTTTTGGGCCGCCTACGAGCTGGCGTTTTTCTTGCTGTTTTTTGAATCGATCGCGGTCGAAGAACGCACCAGCGTGCTGACGATTTACAACTTGCTCAACACCACCGCGTGGGTGATGGGAGCTCTACTGGGCGGCGCGGTGCTGTTCCATTTTGATCTTAGCTTCCAGGGCTACCTGGTGTTGTTCGCGCTTTCATCACTCGGGCGTTTGATTGCGTTGGGGCTTCTGTTGCGGGTGCCGCGGCTGATTGTGGATTCGGATGAGATGGGAGTGCGAACCGTTGCCGTCCGCCCCGGTTCCGCTTCGTTGGACACCCCGGTCCTGGCCAGTTTGCCCGATCAGACCGGCGAACAGGGCTGA
- a CDS encoding peptidase M42 → MNKPSANIDEFLHLLRALVREPSVVGVEDAFFRVLRRELEEYPVKVDRFHGLLVAQGSEPDSVYLSAHVDRHGLLCTGPNEFQYAAFIAGNRGELTGDSVSEQFMELIAGRFDGQRVQAHTPYAGTYCGQGQITRSYVCPRRRNLIFELDGLEFLQPGFPVAFLDRLRVDDNFVSAQLDNVVSVAMLIDLIRSGFKGTALFTAGEEAGRSWRFAVEWFQRHDLQTDRLIVLDTSPFTTLDEVAKQDVVLRNRDSMATFDEPLTDQLVGICDGLNIRHRFKDRYVELLNLEREKPLSIGRTELGRIIAATDGLVRGTTLQLPTTSYHTASETAEKSSIAAMLRLLRTICELPDAD, encoded by the coding sequence GTGAACAAACCGTCTGCCAACATCGACGAATTCCTGCATCTGCTTCGAGCCCTGGTCCGAGAACCTTCGGTCGTCGGCGTGGAAGATGCATTTTTTCGTGTCCTACGGCGAGAGCTTGAAGAGTATCCGGTCAAGGTGGATCGCTTCCACGGGCTGTTGGTGGCTCAGGGTTCCGAGCCGGACAGTGTCTATCTGTCGGCACACGTGGACCGGCACGGATTGTTGTGTACCGGGCCCAATGAGTTTCAATATGCCGCGTTCATCGCGGGCAACCGGGGTGAATTGACGGGTGATTCGGTTTCGGAACAATTCATGGAGTTGATCGCCGGACGCTTTGATGGCCAGCGTGTCCAGGCCCACACGCCCTACGCGGGCACTTATTGCGGTCAAGGCCAGATCACGCGTTCCTACGTTTGTCCGCGACGACGCAACTTGATCTTTGAACTCGACGGTTTGGAGTTCTTGCAACCCGGGTTTCCGGTTGCGTTTCTCGACCGATTGCGCGTCGATGACAACTTTGTTTCGGCACAGCTGGACAATGTGGTTAGCGTTGCGATGCTGATCGATTTGATCCGCTCGGGATTCAAGGGGACGGCGTTGTTCACCGCGGGTGAAGAAGCGGGACGCAGTTGGCGGTTTGCGGTGGAGTGGTTTCAGCGACATGACCTGCAGACGGACCGGCTGATTGTTTTGGACACCAGCCCCTTCACAACCTTGGACGAAGTCGCCAAGCAAGACGTCGTGCTCAGGAATCGAGACTCGATGGCGACCTTCGACGAACCGCTGACCGACCAACTGGTCGGGATTTGCGATGGTTTAAACATTCGTCACCGCTTCAAAGATCGCTACGTCGAATTGTTGAACTTGGAGCGTGAAAAACCGCTTTCGATTGGTCGCACCGAACTGGGACGCATCATCGCCGCGACCGATGGCCTGGTCCGTGGGACGACGTTGCAATTGCCGACCACGTCATATCACACCGCATCGGAAACAGCGGAGAAATCCAGTATCGCCGCGATGCTGCGACTGTTGCGGACGATCTGTGAGTTGCCCGATGCGGATTGA
- a CDS encoding ABC transporter ATP-binding protein — protein sequence MITLTGFGKDYGDFTAVQELDLHIEAGETFGFIGPNGAGKSTTIRFLATLLRATRGRGEVAGCDVMADPVGVRQAVGYMPDNFGVYDGMRVWEFLDFFAVAYRIGRKDRKQIIDNVLELLDLTHKRDDFVNGLSRGMKQRLCLAKTLVHDPPVLILDEPASGLDPRARVEVKELLKELRRMGKTILISSHILTELADCCTSIGIIERGQLLMSGPIETVYRQIRRNRHVEIQFVAGEEAGMSILRSSPSLRSIEQGPTYIVAELETDDEGLATLMETMIAEGVRLRSFNDRAPTLEDVFMTVTKGLVT from the coding sequence ATGATTACGTTGACAGGATTCGGAAAGGACTATGGCGACTTCACTGCCGTGCAGGAGTTGGATCTTCATATTGAAGCCGGGGAGACGTTCGGGTTCATCGGCCCCAACGGTGCGGGCAAGAGCACCACGATTCGCTTTTTGGCCACGCTGTTGCGGGCCACACGCGGTCGCGGCGAAGTCGCCGGATGTGACGTGATGGCCGATCCGGTCGGCGTTCGTCAGGCCGTCGGTTACATGCCCGACAACTTTGGCGTCTACGACGGCATGCGGGTCTGGGAATTTCTGGATTTCTTTGCCGTCGCCTATCGGATCGGACGCAAGGATCGAAAACAGATCATCGACAACGTCTTGGAGTTGCTGGATCTGACCCACAAACGCGACGATTTCGTCAACGGTTTGTCACGCGGCATGAAACAACGCCTGTGCCTGGCCAAAACCCTGGTGCACGACCCGCCGGTGTTGATTCTGGACGAACCCGCCAGCGGCTTGGATCCCCGCGCCCGCGTCGAAGTGAAAGAGTTGCTCAAGGAGTTGCGTCGGATGGGCAAGACGATTCTGATCAGCAGCCACATCCTGACCGAACTGGCCGATTGTTGTACTTCGATCGGCATCATCGAACGCGGACAATTGTTGATGAGCGGTCCGATCGAAACGGTCTATCGACAGATTCGACGAAACCGGCACGTCGAAATTCAGTTCGTCGCGGGGGAAGAGGCCGGGATGTCGATCTTGCGCAGCAGCCCCTCGTTGCGATCGATCGAACAGGGACCGACCTACATCGTCGCCGAACTGGAAACCGACGACGAAGGGCTGGCGACGTTGATGGAGACGATGATTGCTGAAGGGGTCCGTTTGCGTTCGTTCAATGATCGCGCCCCGACGTTGGAAGATGTCTTTATGACCGTGACCAAGGGCCTGGTGACGTGA
- a CDS encoding dioxygenase family protein, whose translation MNRNAAVFGRRGILHGGMALGATALTTPGLFAELIQTPPQTEGPFYPNKMPLDTDNDLLVINDSITPAVGEITHLSGRVLDGKGNPVRNAFVEIWQVDHNAVYIHTGDKTNRENQDTNFQGYGRFLTDSKGHYYFRTIKPVPYPGRTPHIHFGVSQGGKRILTTQLYVKGHPGNARDRLFQGIDPNARETVLADFAPLQDSKLGELAVNFDIVLGVTAKEDESGKMHGIGKSQWLSRQGRPNRS comes from the coding sequence ATGAATCGAAATGCAGCAGTCTTTGGACGGCGTGGAATCCTTCATGGCGGAATGGCCTTGGGAGCCACCGCGCTGACCACTCCAGGTTTGTTCGCGGAGCTGATTCAGACGCCGCCTCAAACCGAGGGCCCGTTTTATCCCAACAAGATGCCGCTGGATACCGACAACGATCTGCTGGTGATCAACGACTCGATCACCCCGGCCGTCGGTGAAATCACGCACTTGAGCGGCCGTGTGTTGGATGGCAAAGGCAATCCGGTCCGCAACGCCTTCGTCGAAATCTGGCAAGTCGACCACAACGCGGTGTACATCCACACCGGCGACAAGACGAATCGTGAAAACCAAGACACCAACTTTCAAGGGTATGGCCGATTCCTGACCGATTCCAAAGGCCACTATTACTTTCGCACCATCAAACCTGTCCCCTATCCGGGGCGAACCCCCCACATTCATTTCGGGGTCAGCCAGGGTGGAAAACGGATTCTCACCACGCAGTTGTACGTGAAAGGGCATCCGGGCAACGCGCGCGACCGACTGTTCCAGGGCATCGATCCAAATGCTCGCGAGACGGTGTTGGCGGATTTCGCGCCCCTTCAAGATTCAAAGCTCGGTGAGCTGGCCGTGAACTTCGACATCGTCCTGGGCGTCACCGCCAAGGAAGACGAATCCGGCAAGATGCACGGCATCGGTAAGTCTCAATGGTTAAGCCGGCAGGGACGCCCGAACCGAAGTTGA
- a CDS encoding DUF4129 domain-containing protein gives MAGRPQPADYAAIGVGPVLIFLMISSLANFFVSLLYDGNFSDRIFYLILMYTMGSVALARMVIEESRAYSAGYAMALGAAMVFVMTGFVGSMFFSIGLVVLIGYLADRIVHDCTVIDESVDASGEGLIDRGLDEASGLSRRIAADTPDQQAPVSEQERRRRKSHQPGRTVFLLALAALPLFGIGQFMLQNSPQVWARAQLMLGLYLFSSLSLLVTTSFLNLRRYLRQRDVDMPGDVTVAWLAGGVALIAALLMLAFLAPMPGAAIANFELPKFLKTDPKTASSAGWGKEAADKSDNPSDAETNRDRAPSQKDQKGAGVNQNRASGKSNGKKSGQQQSGQQQSGQQQSGQQQSGQQQSGQQQSGQQQSGQQQSGQQQSGQQQSGQQQSGQQQSTDRGDQQRETNSSQDSSQGQDSSQGQDSSQGKESSRGETDNESPNESASGEPAQEQEDRAEDPQGDGQRESDEQRDSESGGERGDSAETSGSSSSSSMPSLPDVLPAVSGLFRFLLILGLLAIVAFYLYQMRERLALWWQSLFGRERDATGLADTIGPHGVQDAPRRPFSSFRNPIGHEKDPRRVVVMTCQAFEAWSRERGFERNRDETFSEFGLRLRQTTKQRHDAKALFAPVEAATGRLTMAYDRIVYGRGQARQSDLDAAKAMWKHMTNAPVHEMAGA, from the coding sequence TTGGCCGGTCGCCCCCAACCCGCTGACTATGCCGCCATCGGTGTCGGACCGGTGCTGATCTTTTTGATGATCAGCAGCCTGGCCAACTTCTTCGTCTCGCTGCTCTACGACGGCAACTTCTCCGATCGCATCTTCTACCTGATCCTGATGTACACCATGGGATCGGTCGCGCTGGCCCGCATGGTCATCGAAGAAAGCCGAGCCTATTCGGCAGGCTACGCGATGGCCCTCGGCGCCGCGATGGTGTTCGTGATGACCGGCTTCGTCGGATCGATGTTCTTTTCCATCGGGCTGGTCGTCCTGATCGGTTACCTCGCCGACCGTATCGTTCACGACTGCACCGTGATCGATGAATCGGTCGACGCCAGCGGCGAGGGGCTGATTGATCGGGGATTGGACGAAGCAAGCGGACTGTCGCGTCGAATCGCCGCGGACACCCCTGACCAGCAAGCCCCCGTTTCGGAACAAGAAAGGCGGCGTCGAAAATCGCACCAACCCGGTCGCACCGTGTTCCTGCTCGCCCTCGCCGCGCTGCCCCTGTTCGGAATCGGTCAATTCATGCTGCAGAACAGTCCGCAAGTCTGGGCGCGGGCACAGTTGATGCTGGGACTGTATTTGTTCTCGAGTCTTTCGCTGTTGGTGACCACCAGCTTTCTAAACCTCCGCCGCTACCTGCGACAACGCGATGTGGACATGCCGGGCGATGTCACGGTTGCCTGGCTCGCCGGCGGCGTTGCCCTGATCGCGGCACTGTTGATGCTGGCGTTCCTGGCCCCCATGCCGGGGGCGGCGATCGCCAATTTTGAACTGCCGAAATTCTTGAAAACGGATCCCAAAACCGCCAGCAGTGCGGGCTGGGGAAAGGAAGCCGCCGACAAATCGGACAACCCATCCGATGCAGAAACCAATCGCGATCGCGCGCCGAGCCAAAAAGATCAGAAGGGAGCCGGAGTCAATCAAAACCGCGCCAGTGGCAAGTCAAACGGCAAGAAATCCGGACAACAACAATCCGGACAACAACAATCCGGGCAACAGCAATCCGGGCAACAGCAATCCGGGCAACAGCAATCCGGGCAACAGCAATCCGGGCAACAGCAATCCGGGCAACAGCAATCCGGGCAACAGCAATCCGGGCAACAGCAATCCGGGCAACAGCAATCCGGGCAACAGCAATCGACCGACCGTGGCGATCAACAACGCGAAACTAATTCGTCGCAAGATTCATCCCAAGGGCAAGATTCATCCCAAGGGCAAGATTCATCCCAAGGGAAAGAGTCGTCGCGAGGTGAGACCGACAATGAGTCACCTAACGAGTCGGCCTCCGGTGAGCCCGCTCAAGAGCAAGAGGATCGTGCCGAAGATCCGCAAGGCGACGGACAAAGGGAATCAGACGAACAACGGGACTCGGAAAGCGGTGGTGAGCGAGGAGACTCGGCGGAGACATCCGGTTCGTCGTCGAGCAGTTCGATGCCGTCGTTGCCTGACGTGCTGCCCGCCGTCAGCGGTCTGTTTCGATTCCTGTTGATACTGGGACTCTTGGCGATCGTTGCGTTCTATCTGTATCAAATGCGGGAACGGTTGGCGCTCTGGTGGCAGTCATTGTTTGGACGCGAGCGCGACGCCACCGGATTGGCGGACACGATCGGACCACATGGAGTTCAGGATGCCCCGCGCAGACCGTTTTCTTCGTTTCGAAATCCGATCGGTCATGAAAAGGATCCCCGACGCGTGGTGGTGATGACCTGCCAAGCGTTTGAGGCCTGGTCGCGTGAACGCGGGTTTGAGCGAAACCGTGACGAAACGTTCTCCGAGTTTGGTTTGCGATTGAGGCAGACGACGAAGCAACGGCACGATGCGAAGGCTCTGTTTGCACCGGTCGAGGCGGCGACGGGCCGATTGACCATGGCGTACGACCGGATCGTATACGGCCGCGGCCAGGCGCGGCAAAGTGATCTCGATGCCGCCAAGGCGATGTGGAAACACATGACCAACGCCCCGGTCCACGAGATGGCCGGCGCGTGA